ACTCGAATGCGGTCTTGGTGTAGTAGTCCAGGCCACGCACCATGCGCGGGTTGATGACATAGCGCACGCCGAGCGCGTCCAAGTGGGCCAGCACCGTGTCGAAGTGCTGTTTGGCGACATCGGAGAGGTGGTCGAGCATCACCGGCGCGTCGGCGGTCATCGCCTTGACCTTGGGACGCTTGTCGTCGAGCACCCGCATCGGGTTGATTTCGGCGCGCCTGCGAGTTTCTTCATCCAGGTCGAGCTGAAACAGGAAGTCCTGCAACAACTCTCGATACTGAGGCCGACAGGTTTCGTCGCCCAGCGAGGTGATTTCCAGCCGGAAGTCCCGCAGGCCCAGGGAACGAAACCCCGCGTCGGCGACCGCAATCACCTCGGCGTCCAGCGCGGGATCGTCGACACCGATAGCCTCGACGCCGACCTGTTGCAGCTGGCGGTAGCGGCCGGCCTGGGGACGCTCGTAGCGGAAAAACGGGCCCGCATAGCACAGTTTGATCGGCAGGGCGCCGCGGTCGAGACCGTGCTCGATCACCGCGCGCACCACACCGGCGGTGCCCTCGGGGCGCAGAGTGACCGACCGGTCGCCGCGGTCGGTGAACGTGTACATCTCCTTGGACACCACGTCGGTGGACTCGCCCACCCCGCGGGCGAACAGCGCGGTGTCTTCGAAGATCGGCAGCTCGATATCGCGGTACCCGGCCCGGCGGGCGGCGTCGAGCAGGCCGTCGCGGACCGCGACGAATCCCGCCGACTCCGGTGGAACATAGTCTGGTACACCCTTGGGTGCCGAGAACTGGGTCACGGGCTCAGGCCTTCGAGGAATGGGTTGTATCGACGCTCGGCGCCGATCGTGGTCTTCGGGCCGTGGCCCGGCAGGACCAGGGTGTTGTCGTCGAGTACCAGCAGCTTGTCGACGATCGAGCACAGCAGGTCGCGGCCGCTGCCGCCGAACAGGTCGGTGCGCCCCACCGAGCGCTCGAACAGGGTGTCGCCGGTGAACACCACGTCGGACCCGTCGCCATCGACCCGGAACACCACCGATCCGCGGGTGTGGCCCGGGGTGTGGTCGACGGTGACCGTGATGTCGGCCAGGTCGAGCTTGTCGCCGTCGCGGTCGAGTTCGACGACCTGTCTGGGTTCGCGGAACATGGCGCTGAACAGCAGCTGGCCCAAACGCGGCCCGAAACCCTTGATCGGGTCGGTCAGCATGAACCGGTCCTCGGGGTGGATATAGGCGGGGCAGCCGAACGTGTCGGACACCTTCTGCGCCGACCAGATGTGGTCGATGTGACCGTGCGTGAGCAGGACGGCCGCCGGGGTCAGCCGGTTTTCGTCGAGGATCCGCCGCAGCGGGCCCATCGCGCGCTGGCCGGGGTCGACGATGATGGCGTCCGCTCCCGGGTGGGGCGCCACCACGTAGCAGTTGCACTGCAGCAGTCCAGCCGGAAATCCGGTGATCAACACGGTCCCCAGTCTCCCATCCGCCGACGCGGCCGGGTGGTGCGACCCGCATTCACCGCTGGCTGGCACACTCTGTCCAGACTCGAGGCAACAACAACGGCAACAACAGCGGAGGGGTAGCGGCGGTGCCGAGCAACGAACAACGCCGGGCGGCGGCCAAGCGCAAACTGGAACGGCGACTGGAGCGTCGGGCCCAGCAAGCCCGCCGGCGCCGGGCCTTGATGATCGTCGGCGGTTCGGTCGCGGCGGTGGTCGTCATCGCCGCGGTGGTGGCGACCCTGGTGCTCACCAACCGCGAGCACCAGCACAAGACCGCGTCGGCGAAGACGGGCACGGCCGCGTCCACCTCTGCTCACCCCGCCGCGCCGGGCGTGCCGCCGTTGCCGCCGTTTAGGCCGTCGGCCGACCTGGGTGCCAACTGCCAGTACCCGCCGTCGCCGGACCCCGCGAGCAAACCGGTGCAGCCCCCGCGGTCGGGCAAAGTACCGACCGATCCGGCCCAGGTCAGCGTCAGCATGGTCACCAACCGGGGCAACATTGGCCTGCTGCTCGCCAACGACAGGTCGCCGTGCACCGTCAATAGTTTCGCGAGCTTGGCCGGTCAGAAGTTCTTCGACGACACTCGATGCCACCGGCTGACGACCTCGCCGACCTTGGGGGTGCTGCAGTGTGGGGACCCCAAGGGCGACGGCACGGGCGGACCGGGCTACCAATTCGCCAACGAATACCCCACCGACCAGTACAAGCCCGACGACCCGGCAGTGCACGAGCCGGTGGTGTATCCGCGCGGCACCTTGGCCATGGCCAACAGCGGGCCGAATACCAATGGCAGCCAGTTCTTCCTGGTGTACAAGGATTCGCAGCTGCCGCCGGAATACACGGTGTTCGGCACGATTCAGCAGGATGGGCTGGCCACCCTGGACAAGATCGCCAATGCCGGTGTGGCCGGTGGTAAGGACGACGGCGAACCGGCGGAGGACGTCACGATCAAATCGGTGCGCCTCGACTGACCCGCGGCCCGCTCTAGCGGGACGATTGCGGCGGCGGGTTTTTGCCGCTTGTGAACCAGGCGACTTTGGCGTGCCAGGATCGGGCCGACCCATAGGCGAACCCGACCGCAGCCAGGCAGGCACACAGCCAGACGGGCAACGTGATATCGACGCCGATCTCAGCGGTGATCACCTGGATCGCGGTCGCGGCGATCCCGAACTCGGCTGAAATCAGATAGAGGTTGACCGTCGTCGTCGAACGCGGGTCCTTGCGCAGAATCAGCAGCACCCGGCCCGCGTAGCTGAACAAATAGATCAACAAAACCCCCAGCACCAGCCAGTAGGCGCCGAACCAGACCGTGCTGACGTGGGCCGGGAACAGGTCCGGGTGATAACCCTCGTCGGCGATGACGAACACCGCTACCAGCGACGGAATACCGAGCAGCAGCGGGATTTCGACCTGGCGGCGAAACAGGCCGCGCAGCTGGCGCTCGTCGCCCAGCCGGGCCAACCCGTGGTAGATGATGGCGGTCACCGCGGCGATCAGGCACAGGTGGCCGAGGAGATCCTCCACATTCCAGCGCCTGAGGATGTGGTACAGCGGCGGGCCCAATTTCGCCGACGCCCACGGCGACATGAGCAACACCGCGCAGCCCTGCAGGGCGATGTTGAGGCTCGCGCCGGCTTCCCAGCGGGAGCGCCACGTGTCACGGCGGATCCACAGGCTGTAAAAGACGGCGGCCAGGGTGGCGAGGATGAGTGCAGACACCATTGTCGCCACCCAACTTACCCGCGATGCCGTCAGACAGGCGGCTTCCTCGGGTCGGGTTGCAGGTCGCGCAGTCTCACCCGGTGGGGCGTCGAATCCACGTATTCGGTGACCGCCTCATGCGGGATCAACCCGTAGCGGACCTGCAGGTCGACCGGGTTTAGCCCGAAGTACTCGGCCGCCCTGATGAGGTTGTCCGCGGTGATCAGCCTGCCCTCGCGAGCCGCCTTGTAGTACGCCGATTTGCGATACCCGAACGCCTCGTAGACCTCCGTGGCCGCGAGGGGCCTGCCCACAAGATAGGAAAGGACCACCGCCGGGTCTTTGTCACGGTCGTCCATGGCGATGGACAGTAGCTCAGCCGGGTGGCCCGAGTACAACCAAAAGCCCCTGGTGAAGCGATCCGACCCATGATCGTAACAAAGGTCCACTTTTGTAAACTGCTGTTTACCTATAGGCGGGTCGGCTGCCCGCGATCCGGTGCCCCAAAAGGTGCGCGCGCCGCGTAATTAGGCGGCAGTCCACACGTGGCGGCGGTGGAGGATATACCGAATACGCGCACAGCTGCGCCATTTTTCACTACAGAAGTTCACTTTTATGGACTAAAGTGTCGTGGTGTAGCCGTCGCGAGGAGACAACGATGTCCGTACCCGCTGACCGAAAGCCGGCACGCAAAACTGCGAGCGGTTGGCCCCGTCATCGTGCCGATCGGTACGCCCAAGGCAATACCAGCCGCGACGAGGCGTCGCCGATCGTGAAATTGGCGAAGCTAGCGCAGCAAGCGGTGATCATCGGTGCCGGTGCGCTGGTTCTGGTCGGCGCCGTCGGCGGTCCCGGCCTAGTGGCGCAAGCCCACGCGAACACCCCCCAGTGCGTCACCAACGCGACAGATCCATGCCCGCCGCCGCCCGGCGGTTCCCCCGGCCCGCAAAACCAACTCCAACAACAGTCGGCGGATCAACCTCGAGAGCACGTCGTTTGCCAGCCGGCCGGCAAGGTCGGAGCATTCTGCTACCGCATCGTGAAGTGACCGCGACGGTCACGGTTACCGCGAGCAGACGCAAAAACACCCAAAACTGAGCTGCTGCAGGGATTTTGCGTCTGCTCGCCCACATTACGCCGCTGACGTGACCCGGTAGACGTCGTAGACGCCCTCGACGTTGCGGACGACGTCGAGCAGATGCCCCAGATGCTTGGGGTCGCCCATCTCAAACGTGAAGCGGCTGATGGCAACTCGGTCGTTCGACGTGGTCACCGACGCCGACAGGATGTTCACCTTCTCGTCGGAGAGCGCCCGGGTGATGTCCGACAGCAGCCGGTGGCGGTCGAGCGCCTCGACCTGGATCGCCACCAAAAATACCGACGACGGCGACGGCGCCCAGTGCACTTCGATGATCCGCTCGGACTGCTGGCGCAGCGACGCGGCGTTGGTGCAGTCGGTGCGGTGCACGCTGACCCCACCGCCGCGGGTGACGAATCCCATGATCTGGTCGCCGGGCACCGGGGTGCAGCACTTGGCCAGCTTGGTCAGCACACCGGGAGCGCCGGGGACGGCGACCCCGGTGTCCTCGGTGCTGCGCTGGCGGCGCGGCATGGTCGCCGGCGTGGACCGCTCGGCGAGCTCCTCTTCGGCCTGTTCGATGCCGCCGAGCTCGGCCAAAAGCCGCTGCACGACGTGCTTGGCCGACACGTGCCCTTCACCGATCGCGGTGTAGAGCGCCGATACGTCCGCGTAGTGCAGCTCGTGAGCCACCGCGGCCATCGATCCGCCGTTCACCAAGCGCTGCAACGGAAGTCCGCCGCGGCGCACTTCCCGGGCCATCGCTTCCTTGCCGGCCTCCAGCGCCTCCTCGCGGCGCTCCTTGGCGAACCATTGGCGGATCTTGGTCTTGGCCCGCGGCGACGCCACGAACTGCTGCCAGTCACGCGACGGCCCGGCGTTGGGCGCCTTCGAGGTGAAAATCTCGACGACTTCCCCGTTTTCCAGCTTCCGCTCCAGCGCCACCAGCCGGCCGTTGACCCGCGCGCCGATGCAGCGGTGCCCGACCTCGGTGTGCACGGCGTAGGCGAAGTCCACCGGCGTCGACCCGGCCGGCAGGGTAATCACGTCGCCCTTCGGGGTGAATACGAAAATCTGTTGCACCGCAAGGTCATAGCGCAACGACTCCAGAAACTCGCCGGGGTCGGCGGCTTCCCGCTGCCAGTCGAGCAGTTGACGCATCCAGGCCATGTCGTCGATCTCGGCGGCGGCATGCGGATGCGGAAGACCGTTGCGGCCCTTGGCTTCTTTGTAGCGCCAGTGCGCAGCAATGCCGTATTCGGCGGTGCGGTGCATGTCGCGGGTGCGGATCTGCACCTCCAGCGGCTTGCCCTCCGGGCCGATGACCGTGGTGTGCAGCGACTGGTATACCCCGTAGCGCGGCTGGGCGATGTAGTCCTTGAACCGGCCGGCCATCGGCTGCCACAGCGAATGCACCACGCCCACGGCGGCGTAACAGTCGCGGATCTCGTCGCACAGAATACGGATGCCCACCAGGTCGTGGATGTCGTCGAAGTCGCGGCCCTTGACGATCATCTTCTGGTAGATCGACCAGTAGTGTTTCGGCCGGCCCTCGACGGTGGCGTTGATCTTCGACGCCTTCAGGGTGGCGACGATCTCGTCGCGCACCTTGGCCAGGTAGGTGTCCCGCGACGGCGCACGGTCGGCCACCAGCCGCACAATCTCTTCGTATTTCTTGGGATGCAGGATCGCGAACGCCAAGTCCTCCAGCTCCCACTTGACGGTGGCCATACCCAGCCGATGTGCAAGCGGCGCAATGACTTCCAGGGTTTCGCGGGCCTTGCGGACCTGCTTCTCCGGCGGCAGGAAGCGCATGGTGCGCATGTTGTGCAGCCGGTCGGCCACTTTGATCACCAGCACCCGCGGGTCGCGGGCCATCGCGATGATCATCTTGCGGATCGTCTCGCCCTCGGCGGCGCTGCCCAACACCACCCGATCCAGCTTGGTCACGCCGTCAACGAGATTGCCGACCTCTTCGCCGAATTCGGCGGACAGCTGCTCCAGCGTGTAACCGGTGTCTTCGACCGTGTCGTGCAGCAACGCAGCCACCAGCGTGGTGGTGTCCATGCCCAATTCGGCCAGGATGGTGGCCACCGCAAGGGGATGGGTGATGTAGGGATCCCCGGAGTGGCGCAGCTGGCTGGCGTGGCGCTGCTCGGCGACTTCGTAGGCCCGCTGCAGCAGCGACAGGTCGGCCTTGGGGTAGACCTGCCGATGCACCGCCACCAGCGGTTCGAGCACCGGGTTGATCGCGTTGCGCTGCGCGGTCATCCGCCGCGCCAGCCGCGCCCGCACTCGCCGCGACGCGCTGGTAGTGGTCTTCAGCCCTACCCGAGATTCGGCCGGCAGCGCGTCGGGGGCCGACGGCGATTCGGCAGCCGGCTCTAACGCTTGCGCCGCCCGCTGGTCGTCCGCCACGTTCGTCACCTCCGAGCTCCCAGGATATCGCTCCAGCTCGGGCGCAGGCTGGCAGCGTTTCAGATGCTGCGCAGGCTTCGTACTGGCAGCGGTGCCAGCAGGTCGCGCCCGCCCAGCTCGGCGAGCTCCAGCACCACCACGGCCATGGTCACGACGGCGCCGGCATGCTCAAGCAGCCGGTGCGCGGCAGCCAGCGTGCCGCCGGTGGCCAGCACGTCGTCGACGATGACCACCCGCCGGCCCGCCAGCTCGATACCGCTGGCCGGAATCTCCAAAACAGCGGCGCCGTACTCCAGGTGGTACCGCTCGGCGAGCACTGGCGGGGGCAGCTTGCCGCCCTTGCGCACGGCCAGCACGCCGGTACCCAGCCGGGTGGCAAGGGCCGCCGCGGCCAGGAAGCCGCGGGCATCGATGCCCGCCACCAGGTCGGCTCCGGCCGCGGCGGCGGCCAGTGCGTCGGTGACCGCGGCCAGCCCGCGGGCGTCGGCGAAAAGCGGAGTCAGGTCTTTGAATTGCGTTCCCGGCGTAGGGAAATCGGCTACCTCCCGGGTCAGGGACGCGATGAGGTTTTCGACCGAGCCGCCGTGGGACGTCACCGCACCAGCACCCAGCGGTCCATGTTCCACCCCGCCCCCCAGCGGGTCGGGTTGCTGTTGACGGCATACATCTTCTTCTTTGTCACCAGCGTGCGCTGCTGGCGGTAAAGCGGCAGCGTCGGCATGTCCGCCCACAGCACCGCGGCACCGTCGCCGAGCAGCCGGGCCAGCGTTCTACCGGGTCGGCGGAAACCGCCTGGGCGCCGATGATGCCGTCGATTTGACCGTTGCGGTAACCGGAGAGGTTGTTGCCGTTGCCGCTGTGCAAGGCGTAGGCGTCCATCGCCGACGACCCGGTCGATCCGCCGCCGGTGGCGCCTCCGGTGCCGGCCAGCAGGGCGTCGATCTGGCCGGCTTTGAGCGTCTGGGGGCCAGCGGAGGGCGAGGTCGCGTCCGACACCGCGACGCCCGCCGGTCCGCAAGCCTTGGCGATGGCCCCGACGATGGCCGCCAGCCGCGCGTTGGGCGCCCGGTAGCCGATCCGCACCGACAGCGGCGCACCGCCCAACTCGCTGCGGGCGGCCGCCGGATCGGAGCGGGTGAACGACGCGGCCGCCGGGGTGGCGCTCTCGGCCTGGCCGAGGGCGTCGTCGGCGGCGGCGTGCAGCCGCGTGTTGGCGATCGGCACGCCGGCGTCGCGGGCGATGAGATCGCGCGGCGTGCACAGCGCGAGCGCGCGGCGGGCCCGGGTCTGCGACAGCGGGCCGACGGGAGCAAAGATCAGCTGCTCGATGCCCGCCGACGCCGAATCGGTGCGCTGGTAGTCGTCCGGGGTGATCAGCGATCCCGACGACCCGGCCGCAACGTCAACGACGTCGACGGACTTGTTGTTGACCCGGTCTTGAATGTCGGCTTCCTGCGGCCACACCGTGATCCGCTTGGTGACGGGTTTGGTGCCCCACCAACGGTCGTTCGCGACGAGCACCACGGCGCCGCCGTCGAGCAGCTTTTCGATCTTGTACGGTCCCGACGACGGGAAGTGTTTCAGGTCGACGCCGGGCTTGAGGTCCCAGGTCGTGTTCCATACCTGCGCGATCCGGTCCACTACCGGCATGTTGTTGGTCTGCAGCGCGGTCGTCACATCGACGCCGAGCTCATCGCCGATGACATGCGAGGGCATCAGCGAGGTCGCGGTGAACAGTTGGGCATAGTCGACGACGTTGCGGTCCGGGGCAAACGACACGCGCGCCTTCTTCTGGCCCGGCTGGCAATCGACGTTGGCGATATCGGCGTAGCCGGCGTGGCTGGCGGCGTCGAAACCGGGAAAACGGCCCGACTGCGCGGCCCAGGTCAACACCAGGTCGTCGCAGGTGATGGGCCTGCCGTCGGAATAGACGGCGTTGTCGGCGATCTGGTAGTCGAGGACCAGCGGCGCCCCGCCGACCACCGATACGGTCCCGAAGTCGTGGTCAGCGACGACTTGCCCGTCCGGCCCGTGGTAGCCGAACCCGATGAGGGTGCGGGCGAATGCCTGCGCTCCGGCCGACGCGGCACCCGTGACCGTGTTGGTGTTGTAGCTCACCAGCGTCCCGTCGACAACGTAGTCGATCTGGTCGGAGGCGCTGCCTGAGCACGCGGTCAGCCCCGCCGGGCCGGCCGCCGCCAGCGTCGCGGCCACCGACACCGCGGCCGCGCGCCGACACCAGACCGCCATCGGGCTATCGCTTGTTCCGCTTGCCGGTGGGACGTCGCTGGCTGGTTGTGGGCCGCACCGGGCGTGCCCCGGGTGCGGGTTTGGTCGGTGCGGGCTTGCTGCGAGCGGGGGCGGCCGCGCTGATGTCTTGCTGCGCCTCCTCGCCCGGCGAAGCCTCTCGAGGCTCGGCTGCGGGCTCTGGTTTCTCGGTGGTGTCCGTGGCCCGAGCCGGATCGCGGCGCCGCAGCACCCGCCGAGTGTGATTGCGCACCAGTTCGGTGCGTTCGCGAAGGGTGACCAGCAGCGGGGTGGCGAAGAAGATCGACGAGTAGGTGCCGACGAGGATGCCGACCAGCTGGACCAGCGCCAGATCCTTGAGGGTGCCCACGCCGAGCAGCCACACCGCCACCACCAGCAAGGCGATCACCGGCAACACCGAGATCAGGCTGGTGTTGATCGAGCGCATCAGCGTCTGGTTGACCGCCAGGTTGGCCTGCTCGGCGAAGGTGCGCCGGGTGGTGTGCTGGAAACCTCGGGTGTTCTCCTCGACTTTGTCGAACACGATGACCGTGTCGTACAGCGAGAAACCCAGGATCGTCAGCCACC
This Mycobacterium xenopi DNA region includes the following protein-coding sequences:
- the hisS gene encoding histidine--tRNA ligase, which encodes MTQFSAPKGVPDYVPPESAGFVAVRDGLLDAARRAGYRDIELPIFEDTALFARGVGESTDVVSKEMYTFTDRGDRSVTLRPEGTAGVVRAVIEHGLDRGALPIKLCYAGPFFRYERPQAGRYRQLQQVGVEAIGVDDPALDAEVIAVADAGFRSLGLRDFRLEITSLGDETCRPQYRELLQDFLFQLDLDEETRRRAEINPMRVLDDKRPKVKAMTADAPVMLDHLSDVAKQHFDTVLAHLDALGVRYVINPRMVRGLDYYTKTAFEFVHDGLGAQSGIGGGGRYDGLMRQLGGADLSGIGFGLGVDRTLLALQAEGKTVGEASRCDVFGVPLSEQAKLRLAVLAAQLRAGGLRVDLAYGDRGLKGAMRAADRSGARIALVAGDRDIEASTVEVKDLSTGEQVSVATDSLVAEVLSRLRR
- a CDS encoding MBL fold metallo-hydrolase; translated protein: MLITGFPAGLLQCNCYVVAPHPGADAIIVDPGQRAMGPLRRILDENRLTPAAVLLTHGHIDHIWSAQKVSDTFGCPAYIHPEDRFMLTDPIKGFGPRLGQLLFSAMFREPRQVVELDRDGDKLDLADITVTVDHTPGHTRGSVVFRVDGDGSDVVFTGDTLFERSVGRTDLFGGSGRDLLCSIVDKLLVLDDNTLVLPGHGPKTTIGAERRYNPFLEGLSP
- a CDS encoding peptidylprolyl isomerase, giving the protein MPSNEQRRAAAKRKLERRLERRAQQARRRRALMIVGGSVAAVVVIAAVVATLVLTNREHQHKTASAKTGTAASTSAHPAAPGVPPLPPFRPSADLGANCQYPPSPDPASKPVQPPRSGKVPTDPAQVSVSMVTNRGNIGLLLANDRSPCTVNSFASLAGQKFFDDTRCHRLTTSPTLGVLQCGDPKGDGTGGPGYQFANEYPTDQYKPDDPAVHEPVVYPRGTLAMANSGPNTNGSQFFLVYKDSQLPPEYTVFGTIQQDGLATLDKIANAGVAGGKDDGEPAEDVTIKSVRLD
- a CDS encoding RelA/SpoT family protein; this encodes MADDQRAAQALEPAAESPSAPDALPAESRVGLKTTTSASRRVRARLARRMTAQRNAINPVLEPLVAVHRQVYPKADLSLLQRAYEVAEQRHASQLRHSGDPYITHPLAVATILAELGMDTTTLVAALLHDTVEDTGYTLEQLSAEFGEEVGNLVDGVTKLDRVVLGSAAEGETIRKMIIAMARDPRVLVIKVADRLHNMRTMRFLPPEKQVRKARETLEVIAPLAHRLGMATVKWELEDLAFAILHPKKYEEIVRLVADRAPSRDTYLAKVRDEIVATLKASKINATVEGRPKHYWSIYQKMIVKGRDFDDIHDLVGIRILCDEIRDCYAAVGVVHSLWQPMAGRFKDYIAQPRYGVYQSLHTTVIGPEGKPLEVQIRTRDMHRTAEYGIAAHWRYKEAKGRNGLPHPHAAAEIDDMAWMRQLLDWQREAADPGEFLESLRYDLAVQQIFVFTPKGDVITLPAGSTPVDFAYAVHTEVGHRCIGARVNGRLVALERKLENGEVVEIFTSKAPNAGPSRDWQQFVASPRAKTKIRQWFAKERREEALEAGKEAMAREVRRGGLPLQRLVNGGSMAAVAHELHYADVSALYTAIGEGHVSAKHVVQRLLAELGGIEQAEEELAERSTPATMPRRQRSTEDTGVAVPGAPGVLTKLAKCCTPVPGDQIMGFVTRGGGVSVHRTDCTNAASLRQQSERIIEVHWAPSPSSVFLVAIQVEALDRHRLLSDITRALSDEKVNILSASVTTSNDRVAISRFTFEMGDPKHLGHLLDVVRNVEGVYDVYRVTSAA
- a CDS encoding adenine phosphoribosyltransferase — its product is MTSHGGSVENLIASLTREVADFPTPGTQFKDLTPLFADARGLAAVTDALAAAAAGADLVAGIDARGFLAAAALATRLGTGVLAVRKGGKLPPPVLAERYHLEYGAAVLEIPASGIELAGRRVVIVDDVLATGGTLAAAHRLLEHAGAVVTMAVVVLELAELGGRDLLAPLPVRSLRSI